The following proteins come from a genomic window of Natrinema saccharevitans:
- a CDS encoding enoyl-CoA hydratase-related protein, giving the protein MALGDAVLLEIEDDGTATITLNQPDRRNALSEEISTGISEALDEIEGSDARVVVLQGSGGSFSAGGDIERMTEAIESDVPADDRVRRLERSTNELMTKLVDFPIPTIAAIDGAAVGAGANLAIACDIQLASESAAFGFVFRQVGLSVDAGTSYLLPRIVGENVAKELVLTGDIFGADRAKKLGLVNHVYADDEFDEEVDAFVENVVSGPPIALRHANRLVGEGLEKSLEQALTDEAVAQGIVFETEDHAEGVEAFLEDREPEFEGQ; this is encoded by the coding sequence ATGGCGCTCGGTGACGCGGTTCTCCTCGAGATCGAGGACGACGGGACGGCGACGATCACGCTCAACCAGCCCGACCGGCGCAACGCCCTCTCCGAGGAGATCAGCACCGGGATCTCCGAAGCCCTCGACGAGATCGAGGGCAGCGACGCCCGCGTCGTCGTCCTGCAGGGCTCCGGCGGCTCGTTCTCCGCCGGCGGCGACATCGAGCGGATGACCGAGGCCATCGAGAGCGACGTCCCCGCGGACGATCGGGTCCGCCGCCTCGAGCGCTCGACGAACGAACTGATGACCAAGCTCGTCGACTTCCCCATTCCGACGATCGCGGCCATCGACGGGGCCGCCGTCGGCGCGGGCGCGAACCTCGCGATCGCCTGTGACATCCAACTCGCCAGCGAGTCGGCTGCGTTCGGCTTCGTCTTCCGGCAGGTCGGGTTGAGCGTCGACGCCGGCACCTCCTATCTGCTGCCCCGAATCGTCGGCGAAAACGTGGCCAAGGAACTGGTCCTGACCGGCGACATCTTCGGCGCGGACCGCGCGAAGAAACTCGGCCTGGTCAACCACGTCTACGCCGACGACGAGTTCGACGAGGAGGTCGACGCGTTCGTCGAGAACGTCGTCTCCGGGCCGCCGATCGCCCTGCGCCACGCCAACCGACTCGTCGGTGAGGGTCTCGAGAAATCGCTCGAGCAGGCGCTGACCGACGAGGCCGTCGCTCAGGGCATCGTCTTCGAGACCGAGGATCACGCCGAAGGAGTCGAGGCCTTCCTCGAGGACCGCGAGCCCGAGTTCGAGGGACAGTAG
- a CDS encoding dCTP deaminase/dUTPase family protein: MSDEHPLADAVDNLVYEPVQLDDHGIDLTVGAVYEVAAPGRIDFGGDELVDADLEPVPTDLEASDDEYGWWHLEGGQYVIQHNEFLTDLAEPVQLQPRNELLARGGSHPSMQVRDHLPLIPLTVADGGLRLKENARVSRLVPLGGSTRRE; encoded by the coding sequence ATGTCCGACGAACACCCCCTCGCGGACGCCGTCGACAATCTCGTCTACGAACCGGTACAGCTCGACGACCACGGGATCGATCTGACGGTGGGTGCCGTCTACGAGGTGGCCGCACCGGGTCGGATCGACTTCGGCGGCGACGAACTCGTCGACGCCGACCTCGAGCCCGTGCCCACGGACCTCGAGGCTTCCGACGACGAGTACGGCTGGTGGCACCTCGAGGGCGGCCAGTACGTCATCCAGCACAACGAGTTCCTGACCGACCTCGCGGAGCCGGTACAGCTACAGCCGCGCAACGAACTGCTGGCTCGGGGCGGCTCGCATCCGTCGATGCAGGTCCGGGATCACCTGCCCCTGATCCCGCTGACGGTGGCCGACGGCGGCCTCCGGCTCAAGGAGAACGCGCGGGTCTCGCGGCTGGTTCCACTGGGCGGTTCGACCCGGCGCGAGTGA